The sequence CGTGGAGATTCGCCTTGATCCCGGACCTGACGGAATCGTGCTGACGGTGCGGGACGACGGCAAAGGTTTCGACATCACGCAGGACAGTTACAACAGGCTGGGGCTACGGCTGATGCGCTACCGTGCCGGCATCATTGGCGGCCGACTCAGCATTGCACCCGCCGCACAGGGGGGCACCCTGGTACGCTGCGAGGTGCCGCTGAGCCCATGACGGTTGATGGGCTGGACACGGATGTTGTCCCTGGGCGGCAGGAAGATACCGGATACGGATGGACCGGGGAATTCAATCCGTTCGCCCGATGCCCGGGGCGGGCCGGGGTTCTCCTCGGCGCCCATGGCAAGACTGCATTGCATCAGCCGGGAAGGCTGACCGCGCCCGACTCGTCCAGCGGGAACCCCGGGTTCCACGCCACCTCCCACAGGTAGCCATCCAGATCGCGGAAGTAGCCGGAGTAGCCGCCCCAGAAGGCATCCGCGGCCGGCTTGACGATCTCCGCGCCCGCGGACCGGGCCTCGGCGAGCACGGCGTCGACCTCCCCCCGCGTCCGGGTATTGTGGGCCAGCGCGAAGCTTCCGCTCCCGGGGACGCCGGGCGGAACCCCGGCGTCCGCCGCCAGCGCCTCGACGGGGTACAGGGAGATGGCGATACCGCCGCACTGGAAGAAGGCGACGCCCGGCGCCCCCTTCACCGAGCGCCGCCAGCCGAGGCGCTCGAAGAAGGCGGTGCTCCGCGCCAGATCGCGCACCCCCAGGGTAACCAGCGTGATCCTCTGTTCCATCATTTCAGACTAGTGTACTGCGTCACCCTGGTCTAACGGACCGCGCATGCCGAGTGTCAGACCTCCGCGAAGATCGAGCCCCTGGCGCCGCAGATGGGGCACTTCTCCGGCGGTTCACCGAACTCGATGTGGCCGCACACCGGGCAGAGGTAGAACTTCGTCTCGGCGAGATCCTCGCCCCGCTCCAGCGCCTCGAGGGCCAGCCGGTAGAGCCGGGCATGGACCTCCTCGGCCTTGACCGCGTAGCCGAACATCCGTTTCGCCCTGTGGCCCTCGGCCTCGGCCTGCTCGAGCATGGGCGGGTACATCTCGGTGTACTCGTGGGTCTCGCCGGCGATGGCGGCCTTGAGATTGTCGGCCGTGGCGCCGACTCCATCGAGCGCCTTCAGGTGACCTTCCGCGTGGAGCCTCTCCGCCTCGGCCGTGGTCCGGAACAGGCGGGCGATGTTGGGGAGCCCCTCCTTCTCGGCCTGCGCGGCAAAGGCGCGGTACTTCATGTTGGCTTCGCTCTCGCCGGTGAACGCGGCTTTCAGGTTCTCTTTCGTGGTCGGCATGACGGCCTCCTGCTGTGCCTCGGGATGTCCAGAGCCCAGTGTAGCGGGGGCCATGGGAGGGTGTGGCACAAAGCGCGGCTTTCTTGCGCCGGATCAATCACAGCGGCTGCGTTCCGGGCGCCTCCCCGCCTCTCGCCCGGGCAGAGTGCGGGGCCAGGCGCTCCCACAGCGTGCGCCCCGCGATCCAGGCGAACACCGGCGCGCCCGCCAGCAGGTACCAGTAGTAGGTGGCGAAACGCCACAGCAGCAGCACCGCGCCGAGGGTCGGCGGGTCGAGCAGCGGCGCCAGCAGGGCGGTGAAGCCAAGCTCCACCCCGCCGCTGCCGCCCGGGAGCAGGGTGAACTGCCCCAGGGTCAGGGCCAGCATCTGCACCAGCAGGGTATAGGCCCAGGGGACGGGCTCGCCCAGGCCCCGGATGAGGACGTAGAGGATGCTGTAGCGCAGCAGCCAGTGGCCGATGCAGAGCAGGTAGATGGCGACAAGGCGGCCGCGTGAGAGCCGGAGCATGACGCCCAGACCCTGGCGGAAGCGCAGCAGCCCGCGGGCGATGCGCCGGCGGGTGGCGGGCGGGATGTTCAGCCGCCGCAGCAGCCGGCCGCCCCGCAGCAGAAGCGGCCGGTAGTGGCGCAACGCCAGCCAGGCACCGGCCAATACCGCCAGCAGCAGGGCGGCCAGCAGTCCGATTTGCCAGCCCGCATGCAGTGCCTCCGGCCGGAACAGCAGCGCCAGGGCGATGATGACCAGCAGCGCGGCGAAGAAGAGCATGTCCATCAGCACATCCAGCGCATAGAGCGCCGCGGCGGCGCTGCCGGCGACCCCGTGACGACGGAGCAGGTAGACGTAGGCGAGCGGTCCGCCGCTCCCCGCCGGGGTCGCCGAGAAGGCGAACTCGGTGGCCATGACCGTGGCCAGTGCGCGGCCGTGGCCCATGGGCTGGCGGATGCCGCCGAGCATCAGGCGCAGGCGCCCGGCGTTGAAGTTCCAGCCCGCGAAGACCATCCCCAGGACCGCACCCAGGAGCAGCGGGGAGATGGCTGCCAGCCGCCCGAACAGCCCGGCGCCGCCATAGGCCAGGGGGATGCCGAGCCCCAGGGCGAGACCGGCCGCGGCGAGCCAGAGGGAGCGCCTTATCCGCACCGCTGCAGCCACTGCCACTTGGTGACCGGGGTGCGCTCCGCCAGCAGCGCCGCCAGCGTCTCCAGCCAGAAGCGCACGGCGCCCTCGTGGGCCATGTCCACGGGGTGCAGGCCGAGGCGCAGCAGGGGCTGCACCCGGCCGCGCCGCAGCCGGTGCCGGTTCCAGAGCAGCGAGGCCCGGCGCCGCCAGGCGCTGCGCGCGCTCCAGACCAGGCTCGGCGCCTCCACCCGCCGCCATTCCGGCAGCCGGATGAGGCCGCCCGGGTCGCTGGTGTAGCGCAGCGGCAGGCGGGTCAGCGCGCTCCGGGTGCCGTGGCCCATGAGCCAGGCCGGGGCGACGAAGCCGGCCACCGGCCACCGGTAGCGGTGAAACAGCTCCAGCCCCACCTCCAGCCGCGCCAGGGCCTGCCTCTCGTCGAGAGGGTAGAACTCGCCCTCGCGGGTGTAGATCCGGCGCCTGCAGTAGTCCACCGGATCGAGTCCCAATGGCGCCTCGTCACTGTGGAAGAACCCGTGCAGCACCAGTTCGTCGCCGCGGCCGATGCGCCGCTCCAGCGCCGCCCGGAAGGCCGGGAATCGATCCAGGGCACCACGGTGATGGAAATCGGGCACCACCAGCAGGGTGAGGGGGACCGTCCCCAGAGCCTCCACCGCGTGGACGAAGCGCCGGTAGACGGGCCATGTCTCCGGGGCGACATCGTGCAGCACCACGCTGACGGCACGCGCGTTCATCGGCTCAGGCAATCTGCAGCTCCAGCGTCACCGGCGCCGGCTGGCCGGTCAGCTCACGGTAGCGGTCGAGGAGACGCTCCAGCACCCGGTCCCAGGTGTAGTGCTCCTCCACCCGCCTGCGCGCCAGCCGGCCCATGCCACGATGGCCGTTGGCGAACAGGGCGCGCGCGGCCTCCGCGAGCGCCGCGGCGTTGCCGGGCTCCACCAGCAGCCCGGTGCCGGGGACCACGTGCTCGGCCACTGCGCCCGCCCGGGTGCCGATGACCGGGATGCCGCTCGCCATCGCCTCCAGCACCACCAGGCCGAAGGTCTCGCTGTCGCCGGCATGGATCAGCCCATCGCTGCTCGCCAGGTAGCGGGCGGTCCGCTCCCGGTTCGCATACTCGGAGACCACGGTCACGTTGCCCGGCACGCTCCGGGGCATTCCCGGACCCACCAGCAGCAGGTGGTAGCCGCGGCCCAGCCGCTCCATGGCTTCGAGCAGCAGCGGGATGTGCTTCTCCCGAGAGGCACGGCCGGCGAACACGAGCAGCGGCGTCCCGGCATCGAGACCCAGTTCCCGCTTCAGCGCGGGATCCCGCCGCCCGGGAGAGAAGTGGACGCTGTCCACGCCCAGGGGCTGCAGCTCCACCTGCCCGATCCCCAGGCCGCGCAGCTTCTCCACCATCACCCGGCTGGGCGCCAGGACGAGATCGAAGCGACGGTAGAGCCCCCGCACGTAGGCCTCCACCCGCGGCTCGCTCCAGCGGCCGATGCGGGAGCCGATGAGGCGCGGCAGGTCGGAATGGTAGAACCCCACCACCGGCACCCCCAGGCGCCGCCCCGCATCCAGCGCGGCCCAGGCGGTGACATAGGGATCGCCCACCTCGATGAGATCCGGCCGCAGCGCCACCAGGGACTCCACCCAGCCGTCGGTACGCAGGGGGAAGCGGTAACCGTGGCCGAAGGGAATCGGGGCCGCCGGCACCGTTTGGACAGCTTCCGTCCGCTGCCGGCGCGCGCCGGGCACGACCAGCGTGTGCGCCTCCCGCCCCGACAGCCAGCGGCGTTTGGCCTCGAGATAGGTGCGTACGCCACCGCTCGAGGGGGTGTAGAACATCGTGACATCCGCGATATGCATGACTCTGACACCAGGACCGGGTCGGGAAAAGGATGCGGGCGCCGCGCCGGGACCTGCCGGGGACTGCGCCCGCCCGGCGGCACTCCGCGCAGGGCCGGGAAAGCCGCGGCGTGGCGGCCGGCAGCGGAGCGTCCCGCACCTCGGCCCCCGCCCTATTTCAACCACAGCCGGATGACAGCCACACGAAAACCGGGGTGTCTGCCGCGCCGGGCGGAGAGCGCCCGCATCCGCCGTGGGGGCCGCCTTGGCCGGGGTTGCGCCACAGGTTCCTCTGCAGCG comes from Thioalbus denitrificans and encodes:
- a CDS encoding glycosyltransferase family 4 protein, which gives rise to MHIADVTMFYTPSSGGVRTYLEAKRRWLSGREAHTLVVPGARRQRTEAVQTVPAAPIPFGHGYRFPLRTDGWVESLVALRPDLIEVGDPYVTAWAALDAGRRLGVPVVGFYHSDLPRLIGSRIGRWSEPRVEAYVRGLYRRFDLVLAPSRVMVEKLRGLGIGQVELQPLGVDSVHFSPGRRDPALKRELGLDAGTPLLVFAGRASREKHIPLLLEAMERLGRGYHLLLVGPGMPRSVPGNVTVVSEYANRERTARYLASSDGLIHAGDSETFGLVVLEAMASGIPVIGTRAGAVAEHVVPGTGLLVEPGNAAALAEAARALFANGHRGMGRLARRRVEEHYTWDRVLERLLDRYRELTGQPAPVTLELQIA
- a CDS encoding rubrerythrin family protein; the encoded protein is MPTTKENLKAAFTGESEANMKYRAFAAQAEKEGLPNIARLFRTTAEAERLHAEGHLKALDGVGATADNLKAAIAGETHEYTEMYPPMLEQAEAEGHRAKRMFGYAVKAEEVHARLYRLALEALERGEDLAETKFYLCPVCGHIEFGEPPEKCPICGARGSIFAEV
- a CDS encoding VOC family protein, whose amino-acid sequence is MEQRITLVTLGVRDLARSTAFFERLGWRRSVKGAPGVAFFQCGGIAISLYPVEALAADAGVPPGVPGSGSFALAHNTRTRGEVDAVLAEARSAGAEIVKPAADAFWGGYSGYFRDLDGYLWEVAWNPGFPLDESGAVSLPG
- a CDS encoding DUF2334 domain-containing protein; the protein is MNARAVSVVLHDVAPETWPVYRRFVHAVEALGTVPLTLLVVPDFHHRGALDRFPAFRAALERRIGRGDELVLHGFFHSDEAPLGLDPVDYCRRRIYTREGEFYPLDERQALARLEVGLELFHRYRWPVAGFVAPAWLMGHGTRSALTRLPLRYTSDPGGLIRLPEWRRVEAPSLVWSARSAWRRRASLLWNRHRLRRGRVQPLLRLGLHPVDMAHEGAVRFWLETLAALLAERTPVTKWQWLQRCG
- a CDS encoding lysylphosphatidylglycerol synthase transmembrane domain-containing protein, which gives rise to MAVAAAVRIRRSLWLAAAGLALGLGIPLAYGGAGLFGRLAAISPLLLGAVLGMVFAGWNFNAGRLRLMLGGIRQPMGHGRALATVMATEFAFSATPAGSGGPLAYVYLLRRHGVAGSAAAALYALDVLMDMLFFAALLVIIALALLFRPEALHAGWQIGLLAALLLAVLAGAWLALRHYRPLLLRGGRLLRRLNIPPATRRRIARGLLRFRQGLGVMLRLSRGRLVAIYLLCIGHWLLRYSILYVLIRGLGEPVPWAYTLLVQMLALTLGQFTLLPGGSGGVELGFTALLAPLLDPPTLGAVLLLWRFATYYWYLLAGAPVFAWIAGRTLWERLAPHSARARGGEAPGTQPL